A stretch of Microbulbifer bruguierae DNA encodes these proteins:
- the rpsF gene encoding 30S ribosomal protein S6: MRHYEIVFLVHPDQSEQVPGMVERYTATIKESGGDVHRLEDWGRRRLAYPINKIHKAHYILMNVECTEEALAELTTNFKYNDAVLRNLVIREDEAITEESPIMKAEKESRERKAARAERSERRERAEREDDSSDADEAESSDINEDEE, from the coding sequence ATGCGTCATTACGAAATTGTATTCCTGGTTCACCCGGACCAGAGCGAGCAGGTGCCCGGCATGGTCGAGCGCTACACTGCGACCATCAAAGAAAGCGGTGGCGATGTTCACCGTCTGGAAGACTGGGGCCGCCGCCGTCTGGCTTACCCGATCAACAAAATCCACAAGGCTCACTACATTCTGATGAATGTTGAGTGTACTGAAGAAGCGCTGGCGGAACTGACCACCAACTTCAAGTACAACGATGCGGTGCTGCGTAACCTGGTGATTCGTGAAGACGAAGCCATCACCGAAGAAAGCCCGATCATGAAGGCCGAGAAAGAGTCCCGCGAGCGCAAAGCAGCGCGCGCAGAGCGCTCTGAGCGTCGCGAGCGTGCCGAGAGGGAAGACGATTCCTCCGACGCTGACGAAGCTGAGTCTTCCGACATCAACGAAGACGAAGAGTAA
- the dnaB gene encoding replicative DNA helicase translates to MNDYVTSEQESQESQASSPLPHSVEAEQSVLGGLMLDASRLDAVAEQLSESDFFVASHRVIFGVMLALSGGEQPLDIVTLAEGLASRDLLAEIGGPAYLAELAENTPSAANIVAYAKIVRERSMLRQLIAAAGEISRTSFNPGGLGSADLLQMAERRVAEIAEGRAKEGGFVGVDALLKKTVERIDELFKSEGDLTGLSTGLTELDQRTSGWQPGEMIILAARPSMGKTALALNFVEAAMLSQEKPTLVFSMEMPSDSLVMRMLSSIGKIDQGRIRNGKLQEEDWPKLSSAVQKMKGKGLYIDDTPGLSPSEVRARVKRTVRDHTNKLMQQDPKLSREEAERRAMPAMVMVDYLQLMQVKGSTEGRTQEISEISRSLKALAKEYECPVIALSQLNRGVEQRPNKRPMNSDLRESGAIEQDADVILFIYRDEYYNEDSPDKGMAELIIGKQRNGEIGTCRAAFVGKYTRFDDLAPEYYQQEH, encoded by the coding sequence ATGAACGACTACGTCACGTCAGAACAAGAGTCCCAGGAGTCCCAGGCCAGCTCGCCGTTGCCGCATTCGGTTGAAGCGGAGCAGTCGGTGCTGGGTGGTCTGATGCTGGATGCCAGCCGCCTGGACGCTGTGGCGGAACAGCTGAGCGAGTCGGACTTCTTTGTCGCCAGCCACCGGGTCATTTTCGGCGTGATGCTGGCGCTGTCCGGCGGCGAGCAACCGCTGGATATCGTTACCCTCGCCGAGGGCCTTGCCAGCCGCGACCTGCTGGCGGAGATCGGCGGCCCCGCCTATCTGGCGGAACTGGCAGAAAACACCCCCTCAGCAGCCAACATCGTTGCTTACGCCAAGATCGTGCGCGAGCGCTCCATGTTGCGTCAGTTGATCGCCGCGGCGGGAGAGATCAGTCGTACCAGCTTCAATCCCGGTGGCCTGGGCTCTGCAGACCTGCTGCAGATGGCTGAGCGCCGGGTTGCCGAAATCGCCGAGGGCCGCGCCAAAGAGGGCGGCTTTGTCGGTGTCGATGCGCTGCTGAAAAAGACCGTCGAGCGCATCGATGAGCTGTTCAAGTCCGAGGGTGACCTCACGGGGCTCAGCACCGGTCTCACCGAACTGGACCAGCGCACCTCCGGCTGGCAGCCCGGGGAGATGATCATTCTCGCCGCCCGTCCCTCCATGGGTAAAACCGCGCTGGCATTGAATTTCGTCGAAGCGGCCATGCTGAGCCAGGAAAAGCCGACCCTGGTATTCAGCATGGAGATGCCGTCTGACAGCCTGGTGATGCGGATGCTTTCTTCTATCGGCAAGATCGATCAGGGGCGTATCCGCAACGGCAAGTTGCAGGAAGAGGATTGGCCAAAGCTGTCCAGTGCGGTGCAGAAGATGAAGGGCAAGGGCCTGTACATCGATGATACTCCGGGCCTGTCCCCGTCAGAGGTGCGGGCGCGGGTGAAGCGCACGGTACGCGACCATACCAACAAGCTGATGCAGCAGGACCCCAAACTCTCCCGCGAGGAGGCCGAGCGCCGCGCGATGCCGGCCATGGTGATGGTGGACTACCTGCAGCTGATGCAGGTGAAGGGCAGTACCGAGGGGCGTACCCAGGAGATCTCGGAAATTTCCCGCTCTTTGAAAGCCCTGGCGAAAGAATATGAGTGCCCGGTGATTGCGCTGTCGCAGTTGAACCGGGGGGTGGAGCAGCGCCCGAACAAGCGGCCGATGAACTCGGACCTGCGGGAATCCGGTGCGATCGAGCAGGATGCGGACGTGATCCTGTTTATCTACCGCGACGAGTATTACAACGAGGACAGCCCGGACAAGGGTATGGCAGAGCTGATTATCGGCAAGCAGCGTAACGGCGAAATTGGCACCTGCCGCGCGGCGTTTGTGGGTAAGTACACGAGGTTTGATGACCTCGCGCCCGAGTATTACCAGCAAGAACATTAA
- the rplI gene encoding 50S ribosomal protein L9: MEVILLDKVGKLGNVGDRVDVKAGFGRNYLLPTGKAVLANAANVAEFEAKRAELEAAAVAKLSAAEERAAKLQDLVVTIAANAGDEGKLFGSIGTRDIAEAITAAGVAVSKAEVKLPQGALREVGEFEVDVQLHSDVITTVKVVVEAE; the protein is encoded by the coding sequence ATGGAAGTTATTCTGCTCGACAAAGTAGGCAAACTGGGCAACGTGGGCGACCGCGTTGACGTGAAAGCCGGCTTCGGCCGCAACTACCTGCTGCCTACCGGTAAAGCCGTACTGGCCAACGCAGCGAACGTCGCTGAGTTCGAAGCCAAGCGCGCTGAACTGGAAGCTGCCGCTGTAGCCAAGCTGAGTGCCGCTGAAGAGCGCGCTGCCAAGCTGCAAGATCTGGTTGTGACCATCGCTGCCAACGCTGGCGACGAAGGCAAACTGTTCGGCTCTATCGGTACGCGCGACATCGCTGAAGCGATCACCGCTGCTGGCGTTGCCGTAAGCAAGGCTGAAGTGAAGCTGCCGCAAGGCGCTCTGCGCGAAGTTGGTGAGTTCGAAGTCGACGTGCAGCTGCACTCCGACGTGATCACCACCGTTAAGGTTGTTGTAGAAGCTGAATAA
- a CDS encoding alpha/beta fold hydrolase, with protein sequence MTANTPKVQVHNLQLRNFHIPLTLHRLPGEHPVALILPALGVPAVKYSLLMESLAARGYHSAICELPGTGESHPQPGRAADYGYNDLVFEWIPLALAALRGEFGKDPVLVLGHSIGGQTATLAARAGLTGNAQVVSVAAGHLDSRSWRGLKRAAVVGAAVAAHASTRLLGYFPGKQLRFGGREASTLMRDWGNGIIRGRFTPESRIPQAAALQHQPLHLCIERDPFAPLNATRRLAALVGGEVRLIPATYHKGNPHLSWIRNPDPVLEIVQRRLDESAQDAAVH encoded by the coding sequence ATGACCGCAAACACCCCCAAGGTGCAGGTGCACAACCTGCAGCTCAGAAACTTTCACATCCCCCTCACCCTGCATCGCCTGCCCGGTGAGCACCCCGTGGCACTGATTCTACCCGCCCTGGGCGTGCCCGCGGTCAAGTACAGCCTTCTGATGGAATCCCTGGCGGCGCGGGGCTACCACAGTGCCATCTGTGAGCTGCCAGGTACCGGCGAGAGCCACCCCCAGCCGGGGCGCGCGGCGGACTATGGGTACAACGACCTGGTATTCGAGTGGATTCCCCTGGCGCTGGCGGCCCTGCGCGGGGAGTTTGGAAAGGATCCGGTCCTGGTTCTTGGCCACAGTATTGGCGGCCAGACCGCGACACTCGCCGCCCGCGCCGGACTGACCGGAAACGCCCAAGTCGTCAGCGTGGCCGCGGGACACCTGGACAGCCGCAGCTGGCGCGGCCTGAAGCGGGCCGCAGTAGTGGGAGCCGCGGTTGCCGCTCACGCCAGCACCCGACTGCTGGGCTACTTTCCCGGCAAACAGTTGCGCTTTGGCGGGCGCGAGGCCTCCACCCTGATGCGTGACTGGGGCAACGGTATTATCCGCGGGCGCTTCACACCGGAATCCCGCATCCCGCAAGCGGCCGCCCTACAACACCAACCTCTGCACCTGTGTATCGAACGCGATCCCTTCGCACCACTGAACGCCACACGCCGGCTGGCAGCACTAGTTGGCGGCGAAGTTCGCCTGATTCCGGCGACCTACCACAAGGGCAACCCGCACCTCAGCTGGATCAGGAACCCGGATCCCGTACTGGAAATCGTGCAGCGGCGATTGGATGAATCTGCGCAAGACGCAGCGGTACATTAG
- the rpsR gene encoding 30S ribosomal protein S18, with the protein MARFFRRRKFCRFTAEGVKRIDYKDLDTLKAYVSETGKIVPSRITGTKAKYQRQLATAVKRARYIALLPYTDSHEA; encoded by the coding sequence ATGGCACGTTTTTTCCGTCGTCGTAAGTTCTGCCGTTTCACCGCCGAAGGCGTAAAGCGTATCGACTACAAAGATCTCGATACCCTGAAAGCCTACGTTTCTGAAACTGGCAAAATCGTACCGAGCCGTATTACTGGCACCAAAGCCAAGTATCAGCGCCAGCTGGCCACCGCGGTCAAGCGCGCGCGTTACATTGCGCTGCTGCCGTACACGGACAGCCACGAAGCCTAA
- a CDS encoding pseudouridine synthase, whose product MRPYNPPTEPFLDIVYSDAHLLVLDKPSGLLTVPGRDPAHKDSLAIRAQTEYPDALIVHRLDMDTSGLVVMARGPQVHRQLSALFQNRQVEKSYLARVWGEPDGDEGEVNLPLICDWPNRPKQIVDFEHGKPSLTRWRKLDSDGVSTLMQLIPVTGRSHQLRVHMQAIGHPILGDPFYAQGDALAAATRLLLHAQELGFEHPVLQRPMHFLCNPGAEFTVSA is encoded by the coding sequence TTGCGCCCCTACAATCCGCCCACCGAACCCTTTCTGGATATCGTCTACAGTGACGCCCACCTGCTGGTGCTGGACAAACCCAGCGGTCTGCTCACCGTGCCTGGTCGCGATCCGGCCCACAAAGACAGTCTCGCCATTCGCGCCCAGACAGAATACCCGGACGCCCTGATTGTGCACCGCCTGGATATGGATACCTCCGGGTTGGTGGTGATGGCGCGCGGGCCGCAGGTGCACCGCCAGTTGAGTGCCCTGTTCCAGAATCGACAGGTGGAGAAGAGTTATCTCGCGCGGGTGTGGGGTGAGCCGGATGGGGACGAGGGTGAGGTAAATCTGCCGCTGATCTGCGACTGGCCGAACCGGCCAAAGCAAATCGTAGATTTCGAACACGGCAAGCCGTCGCTGACCCGCTGGCGCAAGCTCGACAGCGATGGAGTGTCCACCCTGATGCAGTTGATCCCGGTTACCGGCCGTTCGCACCAGTTGCGGGTACATATGCAGGCTATCGGCCACCCGATTCTCGGCGATCCCTTCTATGCCCAGGGTGACGCACTCGCCGCTGCAACCCGGTTACTGCTGCACGCGCAGGAGCTGGGCTTCGAGCATCCAGTGCTACAAAGGCCAATGCATTTTTTGTGTAATCCGGGGGCTGAATTTACTGTTTCGGCGTGA
- the rnr gene encoding ribonuclease R: MEAVLNQENPNSPSQPANLDDPHAEREAEKYEKPIPSREFLLDLLEQQPGPVAWEAVADLLSLEDEDRREGVRRRLIAMSRDGQIASNRAGDFGVLDKMSLVRGHVIGHRDGFGFVSPGDGSDDLFLSHRQMRKVFDGDEVLVRETPGGYRGKREGAVVRVIKHNTHQLAGRLYREDGICFVRPDNPRLTLDVMVPEGKCADAQSGQYVVVDITLQPGRNNLPQGEVAEVLGDHLAPGMEIDVAIRNYGIPHSWPAALQAEVETIADEVLEEDKKARIDLRPLPLVTIDGEDARDFDDAVFCELLPDGSWKLLVAIADVSHYVQVGSSLDVEAHQRGNSVYFPDFVVPMLPEKLSNGLCSLNPEVDRLCMVCEMRIDESGNILDYQFFEGVMRSHARFTYTQVGEIVEERGNRDSGLRKQYAALTPHLDNLHDLYRALRGARDRRGAIDFETTETRILFDAQRKIDRIVPVVRNDAHKMIEECMLAANVCAAQLMELAELPALYRVHDTPKAERLENLRAYLGELGLRLEGGSEPQPSDYQSLLAQVEGRPDFHIIQTMLLRSMNQAVYQPENRGHFGLDYRAYAHFTSPIRRYPDLLLHRGLRWLIRNGSANASAVAKKVRLAPGAHAIERGHILPYSPAAMVELGEHCSMTERRADDATRDVVSWLKCEYLQDHVGEVYRGVISAVTGFGLFVELDDLYVEGLIHVTALPKDYYHFEQAHQRLIGERSGARYHLGDQVTVQVARVDLEERKVDFTFVELHPRPSYQNPKYRKPKALKRSEENVQEERPVPESRPEPKKAKTTKSGAESTRVSGRAMEMAVEFQQERKRKRKSDFSAEAQKANPWGGGLKKKAEADVDDAPRPVRRRKVGSDETEVVPPSRELVADTTEDESRAVEPGDGEPRKKRGPRKTPPRKGGKRPAVAARKAAHKASKAAVAKKASQKKAGKKPAKKKPGKKK; the protein is encoded by the coding sequence ATGGAAGCTGTTTTGAACCAGGAAAACCCCAATTCTCCCTCCCAACCCGCCAATCTGGACGACCCTCATGCGGAGCGCGAGGCGGAAAAATACGAAAAACCCATCCCCAGCCGTGAATTCCTGCTGGACCTGCTGGAGCAGCAGCCCGGGCCGGTGGCCTGGGAAGCGGTGGCCGATCTGCTCAGCCTTGAAGACGAAGACCGTCGCGAGGGCGTACGCCGCCGCTTGATCGCCATGTCCCGCGACGGCCAGATCGCCAGTAACCGCGCCGGTGATTTCGGTGTGCTCGACAAAATGAGCCTGGTACGCGGCCATGTGATCGGTCATCGCGACGGCTTCGGTTTCGTGTCGCCCGGTGACGGCAGTGACGACCTGTTCCTGTCCCACCGCCAGATGCGCAAGGTGTTCGATGGCGACGAGGTGCTGGTGCGGGAAACCCCCGGCGGCTACCGCGGCAAACGCGAAGGTGCGGTGGTGCGGGTGATCAAGCACAACACCCACCAGCTTGCCGGTCGCCTGTACCGGGAGGACGGCATCTGTTTCGTGCGCCCGGATAACCCCCGTCTGACCCTCGACGTGATGGTGCCGGAAGGCAAGTGCGCTGATGCGCAAAGCGGCCAGTATGTCGTGGTCGATATCACCCTGCAGCCGGGTCGCAATAACCTGCCCCAGGGGGAAGTAGCGGAAGTGCTCGGCGACCACCTGGCGCCGGGAATGGAAATCGACGTCGCCATTCGCAACTACGGCATTCCTCACAGCTGGCCGGCGGCGCTGCAGGCCGAGGTGGAGACCATTGCCGACGAGGTGCTGGAGGAGGACAAGAAAGCCCGTATCGACCTGCGCCCGTTGCCGCTGGTTACCATCGACGGTGAAGACGCGCGGGATTTCGACGATGCGGTTTTCTGTGAGCTGTTGCCCGATGGCAGCTGGAAGCTGCTGGTGGCCATCGCCGACGTGTCCCACTATGTTCAGGTGGGCAGTTCGCTGGATGTGGAAGCGCATCAGCGCGGGAACTCGGTGTATTTCCCCGACTTTGTCGTACCCATGCTGCCGGAAAAACTGTCCAACGGTCTCTGTTCCCTGAACCCGGAAGTCGATCGCCTGTGCATGGTGTGCGAAATGCGTATCGACGAGTCCGGCAATATTCTCGACTACCAGTTCTTCGAAGGCGTGATGCGCAGTCACGCGCGCTTTACCTACACCCAGGTGGGGGAAATCGTGGAAGAGCGGGGCAATCGCGACAGTGGCCTGCGCAAGCAGTATGCCGCGCTGACCCCGCATCTCGACAACCTGCACGACCTCTACCGGGCGCTACGCGGTGCGCGGGACCGCCGCGGCGCAATCGATTTCGAGACCACCGAAACCCGCATTCTGTTCGACGCGCAGCGCAAGATCGATCGCATCGTACCGGTGGTGCGCAACGACGCACACAAAATGATCGAGGAGTGCATGCTGGCGGCCAACGTGTGTGCCGCACAGTTGATGGAGCTGGCGGAGCTGCCGGCGCTGTACCGGGTGCATGACACGCCCAAGGCGGAGCGGCTGGAAAACCTGCGCGCTTACCTGGGCGAACTCGGTTTGCGCCTGGAAGGTGGCAGCGAGCCCCAGCCCAGTGATTACCAGAGCCTGTTGGCGCAGGTAGAGGGTCGCCCGGATTTCCACATCATCCAGACCATGTTGCTGCGCTCCATGAACCAGGCGGTGTACCAGCCGGAAAACCGCGGCCACTTCGGCCTCGACTACCGGGCTTATGCACACTTCACCTCACCGATCCGCCGCTACCCGGACCTGCTGCTACACCGTGGTCTGCGCTGGCTGATCCGCAATGGCAGCGCCAACGCCAGTGCGGTGGCGAAGAAGGTTCGCCTGGCACCGGGTGCCCACGCAATCGAGCGCGGGCATATCCTGCCCTACAGTCCCGCGGCGATGGTGGAGCTCGGCGAGCACTGCTCGATGACCGAGCGCCGCGCCGATGACGCCACTCGCGATGTGGTCAGCTGGCTGAAATGCGAGTATCTGCAGGATCATGTGGGTGAGGTATACCGCGGCGTGATCAGTGCCGTGACCGGTTTCGGTCTGTTCGTCGAGCTGGACGACCTGTATGTGGAAGGTCTGATCCATGTCACTGCACTGCCCAAGGACTACTACCATTTCGAGCAGGCTCACCAGCGATTGATCGGCGAGCGCAGCGGCGCCCGCTACCACCTGGGTGACCAGGTCACCGTACAGGTTGCGCGGGTGGACCTGGAAGAGCGCAAGGTGGATTTCACCTTTGTGGAGCTGCACCCGCGCCCCAGTTACCAGAATCCCAAGTACCGTAAGCCGAAGGCGCTGAAGCGCAGCGAGGAAAATGTGCAGGAGGAGCGTCCAGTCCCCGAATCCAGACCCGAACCCAAAAAGGCCAAAACAACCAAGTCCGGTGCCGAGTCGACCCGTGTCAGTGGCCGCGCCATGGAGATGGCGGTGGAGTTCCAGCAGGAGCGCAAGCGCAAGCGCAAATCCGACTTCAGCGCGGAAGCGCAAAAAGCGAATCCCTGGGGCGGCGGGCTGAAGAAAAAGGCCGAGGCTGATGTGGATGATGCGCCGCGACCGGTGCGCAGGCGCAAGGTCGGCAGTGACGAAACGGAGGTGGTGCCGCCATCCCGCGAGTTGGTTGCCGACACGACTGAGGATGAATCGCGGGCTGTGGAGCCCGGCGACGGCGAGCCGCGCAAGAAACGCGGGCCGCGCAAAACCCCGCCTCGCAAAGGCGGCAAGCGCCCGGCGGTAGCTGCGCGCAAGGCGGCCCATAAAGCATCCAAGGCAGCGGTTGCGAAAAAGGCGTCGCAGAAGAAGGCGGGTAAGAAACCTGCCAAAAAGAAACCCGGCAAGAAGAAATAA
- the ppc gene encoding phosphoenolpyruvate carboxylase yields the protein MDQDQNAPLREDVRLLGEELGKVLQGQAGKGLFETVETIRQVAVGSRGQGEMPVAKLRELLDPLEDETLLEVARAFSQFLNFANIAEQRHRERLRRQHARFPGDPDTDRGLRQVLVELKNAGVEGEEIRKVLSDLSVELVLTAHPTEVTRRTLIRKYDQIADLLTELDRPDLNEEEVEDLRRLLREQILSAWSTDEIRRERPTPEDEAKWGFATIEQSLWQAVPKGMRDIEDELVLAGLAPLAADWVPIRFASWMGGDRDGNPNVTSAVTRQVLTLARWMAADLYLRDVENLLADLSMHRASEELLASTGPSQEPYRLFLREVRDRLRNTRALMEARVNGAVESEGEIYRTGEELHRELSVIDRSLRAVGLQAIAEGQLKDTLRRLKCFGITLLKLDIRQESTRHANVVDAITRYLGLGSYASWGEKVKQKFLLSELESRRPLVDSAFYQSEFCTDEVREVLDTCGVIAEQGAEGLGAYVISMARTSSDVLAVMLLQKVAGVREPMRVVPLFETLDDLNNAYDTMSALLDIPFYRERVKAGQEVMIGYSDSAKDAGFLGAAWAQFRAQEKLTGIFREYGIPLTLFHGRGGSISRGGSPTRMALMSQPPGSVAGRIRVTEQGEMIRFKYGRPSVAAYNLEQYVAATLEATLLPPAEPRPEWRAEMDRLTQASVRAYREVVQDDPALVSYLRTVTPETELSRLALGSRPARRKPGGGVETLRAIPWVFAWTQMRLMLPAWLGTGAALETGLDNAPETLRSMSEEWPFFQTVVDMLEMVLAKSDTRVALWYEERLTDDPELQRLGIELRSRLARTVNALSRLTGRESLLDNNPVMRWSIRVRDPYTDPLHLLQAELMSRLRTREEDPVLESALMVTIAGIAAGMRNTG from the coding sequence GTGGATCAGGATCAAAATGCCCCATTGCGGGAAGATGTGCGCCTATTGGGCGAAGAACTGGGTAAAGTTCTGCAGGGACAGGCTGGCAAGGGACTGTTCGAGACCGTCGAAACCATCCGTCAGGTGGCTGTGGGAAGTCGTGGACAAGGGGAAATGCCGGTAGCCAAGTTACGGGAGCTGCTGGATCCGCTGGAGGACGAGACCCTGCTGGAGGTGGCGCGGGCGTTCAGTCAGTTTCTGAACTTTGCCAATATCGCCGAACAGCGCCACCGCGAGCGTCTGCGTCGTCAGCACGCGCGTTTTCCCGGCGACCCCGATACCGACCGCGGACTGCGCCAGGTGCTTGTCGAGCTGAAAAATGCCGGCGTGGAAGGTGAAGAGATCCGCAAAGTGCTGTCGGACCTGTCTGTAGAGCTGGTGCTCACGGCGCACCCCACCGAAGTGACCCGCCGCACCCTGATCCGCAAGTACGATCAGATTGCCGATCTGTTGACCGAGCTCGACCGGCCAGACCTCAATGAAGAGGAGGTGGAAGACCTGCGCCGCCTGCTGCGGGAGCAGATTCTCTCCGCCTGGAGTACCGATGAGATTCGCCGCGAGCGCCCGACGCCGGAGGATGAAGCCAAGTGGGGGTTCGCCACTATTGAGCAGTCCCTGTGGCAGGCGGTGCCAAAAGGCATGCGCGATATTGAAGATGAATTGGTGCTCGCCGGACTGGCGCCGCTGGCGGCGGACTGGGTGCCGATCCGCTTTGCCTCCTGGATGGGTGGCGACCGCGATGGCAACCCCAATGTCACGTCCGCTGTGACTCGTCAGGTGCTGACGCTGGCGCGCTGGATGGCGGCGGACCTCTATCTGCGGGATGTGGAAAACCTGCTCGCGGATCTTTCCATGCACCGTGCCAGCGAAGAGCTGCTGGCTTCTACCGGTCCCAGTCAGGAGCCGTACCGACTGTTCTTGCGTGAGGTGCGCGACCGTCTGCGCAATACCCGCGCACTGATGGAGGCGCGGGTCAACGGCGCGGTGGAGTCGGAAGGTGAGATTTACAGGACCGGCGAGGAGCTGCACCGGGAGTTGAGCGTCATCGACCGCTCCCTGCGCGCGGTCGGTCTGCAGGCGATTGCTGAAGGCCAGCTCAAGGACACCCTGCGGCGCCTCAAGTGCTTCGGGATTACCCTGTTGAAACTGGATATCCGCCAGGAATCCACCCGTCACGCCAACGTCGTGGATGCCATTACCCGTTACCTGGGTCTGGGCAGCTATGCCAGCTGGGGGGAGAAGGTAAAACAGAAGTTCCTGTTATCCGAACTGGAAAGCCGTCGCCCGCTGGTGGACAGCGCTTTTTACCAGAGCGAATTCTGTACCGATGAGGTGCGGGAGGTGCTGGATACCTGTGGTGTTATCGCCGAGCAGGGTGCCGAGGGTTTGGGCGCCTACGTGATTTCCATGGCGCGAACGTCCTCCGACGTACTGGCCGTGATGCTGCTGCAGAAGGTGGCCGGGGTGCGTGAGCCCATGCGCGTAGTGCCGTTGTTCGAGACCCTGGATGACCTCAATAACGCCTATGACACCATGAGTGCACTGCTGGATATTCCGTTCTATCGCGAGCGGGTGAAAGCCGGGCAGGAGGTGATGATCGGTTACTCCGATTCTGCGAAGGATGCGGGTTTCCTGGGTGCGGCCTGGGCGCAGTTCCGCGCCCAGGAAAAGCTCACCGGAATTTTTCGCGAGTACGGCATTCCTCTGACCTTGTTCCACGGTCGCGGCGGCTCCATTTCCCGCGGTGGCTCACCCACGCGCATGGCGCTGATGTCGCAGCCTCCGGGTTCGGTTGCCGGCCGCATCCGGGTGACCGAGCAGGGCGAGATGATCCGTTTCAAATATGGTCGTCCCTCTGTTGCAGCTTACAACCTCGAGCAGTATGTGGCAGCGACCCTGGAGGCGACATTGCTTCCGCCGGCGGAACCGCGCCCCGAGTGGCGCGCAGAAATGGATCGTCTGACCCAGGCTTCTGTGCGCGCCTACCGCGAAGTGGTGCAGGACGATCCCGCACTGGTGTCTTACCTGCGCACCGTTACTCCGGAAACCGAGCTCAGCCGCCTGGCCCTGGGCAGCCGCCCGGCGCGGCGCAAGCCCGGCGGTGGGGTGGAAACCCTGCGCGCAATTCCCTGGGTGTTTGCCTGGACCCAGATGCGTCTGATGCTGCCGGCCTGGCTGGGTACTGGCGCGGCGCTGGAAACCGGTCTCGACAATGCCCCGGAAACCCTGCGCAGCATGAGCGAGGAGTGGCCGTTCTTCCAGACCGTGGTGGATATGCTGGAAATGGTGCTGGCCAAGTCCGACACCCGCGTGGCCCTGTGGTACGAAGAGCGTCTTACCGATGATCCTGAGTTGCAGCGCCTGGGTATCGAACTGCGCAGCCGCCTCGCGCGCACCGTCAATGCCCTGAGCCGCCTCACCGGGCGCGAAAGCCTGCTGGATAATAATCCGGTCATGCGCTGGTCCATCCGCGTGCGCGATCCATACACCGATCCGCTGCACCTGCTGCAGGCGGAGCTGATGTCACGTCTGCGTACTCGTGAGGAGGATCCGGTACTGGAGAGTGCCTTGATGGTGACCATTGCGGGGATTGCGGCGGGGATGCGCAATACCGGTTGA
- the rlmB gene encoding 23S rRNA (guanosine(2251)-2'-O)-methyltransferase RlmB: MAQQLVYGLHAVQALLKSSPQQVQELLLLRGRKDQKLQKIIRQAEQNEIAIRFVDRRALDDKVGDEGNHQGVLAICVGDTRVYDEQFLKSLLAELEERSEAPFLLILDGVTDPHNLGACLRSAEAAGVHAVIAPKDNAAGLTPTARKVACGAAEVLPFVTVTNLARTLKMLQQAGVWIFGAAGEAEQDIYQSSLTGPVALVMGAEGPGLRRLTREHCDHLIKIPMAGEVSSLNVSVATGVCLFEAVRQRAK; the protein is encoded by the coding sequence GTGGCTCAGCAATTGGTTTACGGCTTGCACGCGGTGCAGGCGTTATTGAAAAGTTCTCCGCAGCAGGTGCAAGAACTGCTGTTGTTGCGTGGGCGCAAGGATCAGAAACTGCAGAAAATTATCCGTCAGGCGGAGCAGAACGAGATCGCCATCCGTTTTGTGGATCGTCGCGCACTGGATGACAAAGTCGGTGACGAGGGCAATCACCAGGGGGTGCTGGCCATCTGTGTCGGTGATACACGGGTGTACGACGAGCAGTTCCTGAAATCCCTGCTGGCGGAGCTGGAAGAGCGTAGCGAAGCCCCCTTTCTGCTGATCCTCGACGGTGTGACGGACCCCCACAATCTCGGTGCCTGCCTGCGCTCCGCGGAGGCCGCCGGGGTACATGCGGTGATCGCGCCCAAGGACAATGCCGCCGGACTCACGCCGACGGCGAGAAAGGTCGCTTGCGGTGCCGCCGAGGTGTTGCCGTTTGTTACCGTCACCAATCTCGCGCGCACCCTGAAAATGCTACAGCAGGCGGGAGTGTGGATTTTCGGTGCCGCCGGCGAAGCGGAGCAGGATATTTATCAATCGTCGCTCACCGGCCCCGTTGCCCTCGTGATGGGGGCGGAAGGCCCCGGCCTGCGGCGCCTCACCCGGGAACATTGCGATCACCTGATCAAGATTCCGATGGCGGGAGAGGTGAGCAGTCTCAATGTTTCTGTTGCCACCGGCGTGTGTTTGTTCGAGGCGGTGCGGCAGCGGGCCAAATAG